Part of the Phocoena phocoena chromosome 8, mPhoPho1.1, whole genome shotgun sequence genome, GTTTCCTGACTGGATCTAGAATAGGTATCTACTGCCCAGTATTTCCTGTGTCTctactatttttcttcttaagctgaaaaactaatacatatacatgtagttTAAAGCAAGGACTCCCCACCTCACACCACCCAAACCAAGTTTCACTCTCAAAGGCAGCTTCTTATAATTTCTCCAGTAATTTTCCATGTTCATATGCACTTTTATACCATAAAGGAACATATTATACAACTCTTGTAAACCTTAAAGATAGTCTTGGTGATCCAGCTGTTTCAGTACATGTAGACATACTTCATTTTGTTTAAAGGTACATGGAATTCCagtgtatggatgtaccataatttattcatcCTGTCCCTGACTGATTTTAGACTTAGTCTTTTGTTCTTAAAAACGAATGTTACAACAAATATAAGTTTTTACATACTTGTGCAAGCATATGTGTACAttaatttctagaaatggaataGGTGGGTCAAAAGGTATGTATGTGCTCAATTTTGATAGCTGTTGCTAGATGCCCTCTAAAGAAGTTGTACTGAGTGTGTATTCCAGATcttgtttctccttcctctctccaagGTAGTATATTATCAAACCCTCTCCTCTTTTCAGTCAGTTTGGTAAAGAAAATACTTCTCATATAAATTGGCATTTATTTAAATTGAGtaaatttgagcatcttttcatacacttacaagttttttctcccttttgtatGAAATGCTTGTTTTCATTTACCTCTCAggttgttggatttttttcttgttgatctTTATATTAAAACTGATTTATATATTCATGGAATACATACCACCTTTACATTTTTCTTGCCAGCTTGTTATTTACCTTCTGACTTTTTGCTGGTAGAAACATATTTTTAGGTAGtcacatttttttggtttcctacaGTTTCTGGGTTTCTACAGTGCCTTACTTATAAATGCCTTTCCTACTTCAACAAGATTATAAGAAAGttatctcatgttttcttctagtacttttatagtttcattttttacatttaaactttTCATCTGTCATAGATACAGAAACTCAAAGAGCAAAAACCTAAATGAGCTACCTAGACTTAGATAACCTAGTCAGCCTTAGAACAGATGTGGAGATGATATTCTTTAACTAAAGTAACCATCAGTCAGATTGTCTAGTACTGTCCCAGTATTATAGATATAGTACAGTTGTCCTCAGATTATTGCAATATGCCAGGAATTTCAACACTGATATCTAAATTATATTATCTAGAGTGACTTTTAACTGCTAGAGGTACAGAAATCTTTTATCAGGACATGCATTAAATTTGACTTAAAGATCTTGATGCTTAATTACCTTCTTTCTGCCATCAAAACTGCTTAAAGTAGGAAAATCTTGACTCCAGGTTCTACTTCCAATATGAAGTACAATCACTGACAAGTTTCTTCCATCAAGCCAGCTCTTATTGTACCACCTTTAAGACGGAACTGAGTATTAGATAGAACATACAAGCCACTAATTTTACCTGAAATATTGGAAAGCAATAGAAACTTGGAGTAGACATAAATATTGCATATAAACAGATCTTATGATTGGAAATATGGGACAAATATAATGAGAAGTCAAAAGGAAatgttttaggggaaaaaaaatcaataacatcCGTCCTCAGTCATCTCAGCtcatgaagaagagagaaatgaaatctACATATTCCGTAAATTCTGACTACTCTTAACAATGCTAGCTGAATATTTTTTTGATGCTGCTTTCCCGTTCCCACTGTGAATTGGCCAGACAGGATGGAAAAGAATAATAGCTGGATGATCAACCCATAATAAAGCTAATGCTTATATCCCTGGGCAGAATCAAAAGTCCATATCCTTTAGGCATCAAATTAAATCTTAGATACTATTTGAACATAATGGAATGATATTGACATACTATTTGAACATAATGGAATGATATTGACATCACCAAAGCAATCGGCACTAAAATTGTACCTCTTTACTCTCTTTTCAGATAGGGTGGATCTCTATGATTTGTTTATTCCTGAGGTTGTCTTATCATGGCTGAAAATGACATAGAAAGAATCCAGACTGAGAAACTCCTAAAAAGAGTGCAAGAACTGGAGCAGGAGGTACAGAGACTTAAAAAAGAACAGGCCAACAACAAGGACTCAAACGTTAGAGAAAATTCTTCAGGAGCTGTAAAAGCTAAGCGTGCATTTGATTTCAGCGCTCACAGTCGAAGACACGTAGCCCTAAAGATAGCCTATATGGGCTGGGGATATCAGGGCTTTGCCAGTCAGGAAAACACAAACAATACAATAGAAGAGAAACTGTTTGAGGCTCTAACCAAGACTCGACTAGTAGAAAACAGACAGACATCCAACTATCACCGGTGTGGGCGAACAGACAAAGGAGTTAGTGCCTTTGGACAGGTAAGGGCCACTGTACTGTTCCACAAAGCGAGCAATACCAACGTATTCTAGGTGTACATACTGAGGATTCAGATTATTTGTATCTGTAAAACAATATCTTTCTCTCATTCCACAGGTGATTTCTCTTGACCTACGTTCTCACTTTCCAAAGGGCAGGGATTCAGaggattttaatttaaatgatgaAGTCAACGATGTGGCTATAGAGATCCGTTATACCCACATTCTCAATCGGGTGCTCCCTCCAGACATCCGTGTACTGGCCTGGGCTCCCGTAGAACCTAGCTTCAGTGCTAGGTTCAGCTGTCTTGAGAGGACCTACCGCTATTTCTTCCCTTGTGCTGACTTAGACATTGTAAGCATGAACAATGCAGCTCAGAAGTACGTTGGCACACATGATTTTAGGAACTTATGTAAAATGGATGTAGCCAACGGGGTGATTAATTTTCAGAGGACTATTCTGTCTGCTCAAGTGCAGCTCGTAGGCCAGAGCCTGGCTGAGGAGAGATGGCAAGAACCCTTTCAGTTATGTCAGTTTGAAGTGACTGGCCAGGCATTCCTTTACCATCAAGTCCGCTGTATGATGGCGATCCTTTTTCTGATTGGCCAAGGAATGGAGAAGCCAGAGGTTATTGATGAGCTGCTGGACATAGAGAAAAATCCCCAGAAGCCTCAATACaggtaagtttaaaaaatgaaacaaggagACACCCAGACCCCCAAAATAAAACAGCTATTGCCCtgacatatgtaatatattttaaaatattcttcctctccccaccattGTCTAAATAACTAAGTCTCTGATCCTGCCTTCATGAAGCATTTACTCTTAACTTGTAGAATGTTATGAACATGTAGCAGGGAGTGGTATcgtttaattttcttctgttactGTTCTATCCCTTTAGTAAGAAACCGGTGTTTGGACCAGGCCCCTTAAATAATTTTATAGCATTATGGTGGGGCCGAGTCAGCTCACTTCTAGGTGACTTGTTACCACTGAAATTTAATGTAGACCAGGCCTAACTAGTTGATCCATGGTttactgcctttttctttttttaattataaagttgTTCAAGGTTAGGGatggtgttttattttcttaactattAGATACTCAATATTGACAAAGTTTTCCCCCTCCTTTTAACCCAACTAATCCTGTTTTTTAGGAATTGTTGGATGGCTGCTGTGTATTCTCAtactctgtttcttctctctttctctctagtaTGGCTGTAGAATTTCCTTTAGTCTTGTATGACTGTAAGTTTGAAAATATTAAGTGGATCTATGACCGGGAAGTTCAGGAGTTCAATGTTACCCACCTTCAGCAACTATGGGCTAATCATGCTGTTAAAACTCAGATGTTGTATAGTATGCTACAAGGACTGGACTCTGTTGCGGTGCCCTGTAGGACAGGTATGACAGGGAACCAAAGTTATACAGGGTTATGGGGGAGGGAGATTCACATAAAGTTTGGAGGTGATTCTGTTGTGGTAAAGTATCCATGTAATGCTTGATTGTATACATTATAGGACCAAAGATGGATGGAGTGATAGAATGGAGAAATGTTAAGCCCTCTATCATAAAGCAGACCAGTGCCTTTGTAGAAGGAGTGAAAATGCGCACTTATAAGCCCCTAATGGATCGTCCTAAATGCCAAGGATTAGAATCCCGGATCCAGCATTTTGTACGTAGGGGACGCATTGAGCACCCACATTTATTCCATGATgaagaaacaaaagccaaaagggACTGTAATGACACACTAGAAGAAAATACTATTTTGGAGAAACCAACCAAGAGAGTTTGTGTTGATACAGAAATTAAAAGCATCATTTAACCATAGAGAACTCACCAAGATCTAGGAGGCAACAAAACACCATTAGGCTAAAGAAGTTCTTGCTTGAATAAGAAAGAAGTTAAACATTCTTTCATTCCTGTCCAGGAGAATTAGAGATGGAAGAagcaaaaagtaatttttaaatggacatatatttacatacaccTGGAAACCTGTGCCTTTTGTTCAAATTCATTAAAGCCAGATCCTGCAAGTGTCTGATTTGTTGTGCTGtcctttttaaaagcaaatgagaTATTTACTACTCATCTCAATTCTCATAAAGAGCTTGCCCAAgtgtcaaaaatgaaaaatacaaacttTAGTAAGTTATATATTTGATTAACTGGTTTAGTGCCAGGCAAGATACCTGAAAATGACTCACGTGGGTAAGGCACAGCATCTCTTATGAAGCTTATCAGTCTAGTGCTGTGTGAGCCACAAACTGTCTCTGTTGCATAgtcctttttaacattttacacaTGCAGAGAAAACTCTTAGCCCACGGGCCATATAAAAACAGGCCATGCGGTTTACCAATCCCTGGCCTAGTAGTTTAAGGAAAGCTCTTATAAAGAGGAGACATGCAAGCTAAATCTTGCAGAACAAGTGGAAGTCAATTAAAGTGGGGATAAAGTAGCAGAGCTTTAATTGTGTTTAAGGCAGAAGATGCAGCTGTATGAAAGGTTAAAGGTTACAGCATTTGCATTCAGGTAACTGTAAATATAGTAGTACGGCTTCAGAGTAACAATAGCACAGTTAGGAAAGGTAAGCAAGGGTCATGTTTTAGAGCCTTGTAGGCTTTCCAAAAAAAGCTTAAATTTTATCTTGAGAggccactggaaaaaaaaaattaagagccaGAATTGTGTAGGAAAAATATTGCTCTGGGTTTACTGTGCATTGCAAGAGGGCAAGACAGTGGGACCAATTAAGAGGCTGTTGGAGCAATCAAGGAAATAGATGATGATGGCCTAGACTAGATTTGCAGAAAGGGGAACGGAGACAAGAAGGTGAATTTGAGCTTAAGAAAGGAGAAGCAACAGGACTTCGTGGTTGAGTGAGTGTGAGGTTCAAAGCAGGGACCTTTCAGGATAACTCCTACATTTCAGGTTGAAGCACATTCTGGAGACACACACTAGGACAGGAAAATGAGGTGGGGCTTTGCTTGTTCTCAAAGTTGATACGTAACCCTCAAAATATGACTTATAAACACCAATATTCACTCAGAAGAGTTTAAAGTTCTCTTAAATAATACATTATCCTTTATAgcaattaaaacaataaacatcaaAGTAAATGAACTCAGACCTTCTGCTCAATAGTAACAATTTTCATCACAGCAGAGTGTATTGCTAGTCCACATTTATGATATaatactatatactatatgagATCCAAAGTTTTATTTACCTGCCAACAAATAATTAGTTTGTTCCTACCTATATTCAAAATTCCAGGTATACAAATATGATTTATACCCTCAAGCTGCTAGGTAAAATATAATAGATGGGACAATTAGAAACAATACTAACATAGAAATAGTACACTGATGCTCAGTAGTGGATGGGCCGCAGAAAGAAGACTTCACTGAAAGAGTTCCAAGTTTAGGAAGTAAAATAGTATAAGGAAGTGAAGTGACCCTGTAGTTTTGAAGAGCAAGAAGACACAATAGCTTTTACATTCTAGCTGAGTAGGAACCAGAAAAGagccccattttagagatggggaaatagCTGGACAAAGTAAGATTTTTTCTAAATTGCCAATTGTACGATCCAGGTCTTCTGGAGTTTGAATCACGTCATCGGTTTTTGGGATTGATctgccaatatttcataataccCTAAATGTCCTTAAAATATGACTGCTTTCTCCTTTAATTTCGATGTAAAGATAGCGTAATCACTGAGCATAGCAAAATATCCCCAGTTAAACATGTAAAGACAAaccaaagcattttatttttttcaggttccTACCTTATTTCAATGTACTTTCACTGGCATTAGTTTTCAAGTCAAAGGAAAACCTAGAAAAGAACAGAGTTTAGGgaatcactcaaaaaaaaaagtcaactataAAGAAATGATACACGGGACAAAAAGCACTAACTAAAATGCcatgcttagggcttccctggtggtgcagtggttgagagtctgcctgccgatgcaggggacacgggttcgtgccccggtccgggaagatcccacatgccgcggagcggctgggcccgtgagccacggccgcttagcctgcgcgtccggagcctgtgctccgcaatgggagaggctacaacagtgagaggcccgcttaccgcaaaaaacaaaacaaaacaaaacaaacaaaaaaaaaccagccaTGCTTAGCAGATTCTATAGAAGCAAAAGAGAGGATCAGGgtctttgatctttttttttttaatttatttatttttggctgcatcgagtcttcattgctgcatgcagcctttctctagctgcagcaagtgggggctactcttcgttgcagtgcgtgtgcttcctactgtggtggcttctcttgttgcggagcacgggccctaggcgcgcgggctcagtagctgtggcttgcgggctcagtagttgtggcacacgggcttagctgctccgcggcatgcgggatcttcctggaccagggatcgaacccatgtccttaaccactgcgccaccagggaagtccagggtcTTTGATCTTAAATGAAATCCTTTCAAGGTTAACTAGGTTATATTATCAAATCTAGAAGAATAAGGATCTAATGACATTACTTTTGGTAGTTACCACAGAAAAACTCAGGACAATCATCATAGATGAAGCAAATCAGAAGTCCCAAAATGTAACTTTGAAGAATGACTTCATTTATCTGTATTGTATAATACGTTGTATAAATTCCAGAGTCAGACCGATGGTAGGGACTAAATGAATATGAGGAGTAAAGTAGGGcttagctttttctttcttcactggaaaaatggaaggaattaTTTCAACAGgttgtgaagtttaaatgagattttatatatgtttttatatatattatatatgtaatatatataacatgtaatatataagtatatatattatatatataaattaaatggtGCTTTGTGAGAAGTATTACACCATTCATTTCAATGTTCATGCAATACAAAACTGCCTACTAAAAAGATAAACACAGAACAGAGGAAAGTAGGGACAGAAATGGAACAGGACTCTGGGCTGGAATGGGCTGGAAGAATTCCAATACTAAGgcccaaagagattttttttttttatggcatgTGTAGTATACTATACCATGATTAACATGTTTCCTTTGCAGTTAAATTATTGCACACTTTTTCTTTCTCGAATGTATGAAGGAGATAGGTGcttgcaaataataaaatataaaatttaataaggtCCACAAGTAGCTGtcagttttttctatttttaatataaagaccTGATAATCCTTTCTCCTTACTTAGGGGGAAACTTTCACATAGAAGCTAGCACAGCTTGTATTTTGTAGATAAATACAGATGATATTGACCAAAATACCCAACAGTACCTTCTGGTCAAAATCTTAAGCAATTCAGTGTCCCATGTTTACCTAGTTGCAAGTGAAAGGATTTtgagggtggaggggaaggaTTTTAAATTGGAATAGCAGGGCTGGATCACTAGTTAGATTCTAAACTTTGCTGGGAGGCTATTGCAGATTTAGAACAAATTTCTCTACCTCTCGGAAGGAAAGCATGCAGCTTCAAGAACAAAAgtattagaacaaaagaaaacaaaacaccctaAAAAAGACAACCATAATCCAAAGAGACAACAAACTAGTGGAAATACTGTAACAGGTTCAAAATCACTAATTCATATTCCTATTAGAAAGCTATTAAAAGGTACAAACACCAGCAGAATAGGAAAAAGGTGAATtactgaagaaataatgactaataaacatagaaaaagatGTTTCACCTCAttaataatgcaaataaaaacattaagCTATGCTTCTAGATTGGTAAGACTTTTCAGTACCCAGTGCTGGCTGGAGTGTGGAGAAATAAGTACTCTTACACTGTGTTCTATGTGTTGGGGGAGGGTGCAGAGGGGAGATGACAGTTTTTCTAGAGGGCACTTTGGCATTATGAGTCAGAATTTAAAATGTACCATAATTTCTAAGCCACAAAACGTTTCCAAGAAATTATTCTAAGGAGATAAACTGGACAAGAACGCAAACATGTACATGTACAAGTAACCACTACCATGCTATTTTCTGTTGATGAAGAAATTGGAGAAACTAATGTCCATCATTAGGGGCTAGGTTAAATAATACGTGGTATAGTAGAGCCATAGCAAGAAATACCATGCAcccattaaaaatgataatgcagggacttccctggtggttcagtggctaagactgcgcacccaatgcagggggcctgggttccagccctggtcgggTAACTAGATCCCAGAGGACActactaagagttcgcatgccacaatgaagatcccgcgtgccacaactaagaccaggtgcagccaaataaagacttttttaaaatgataatgcaTATCTACATTTGGCATGGATCAAATCACTTATTCCTAAACTATTAGGGACTAAATAAGGCATaatctgctttttaaatgaatatactttgttatattcaaaatacacaattatataaaacaaatacatttaccAATCATGTAAATATATACTCATAATGAATACATCTTAAGTAAACCCAAATATCaacactggttttttttttttgatctgtggCTGATGGAATCTCgagtattttcttcctttttaaatatgtACTTAACAGTGCTTGGATTTATTTCTACAAATACTGAGATTGTATACtttttataaccagaaaaaaaaaagttgtttttctttcttcattctggGGCAGGACTATAGGATTCTTCAATTTTACACGCTATCCTACCTCATTAGGGAAAGCGCTTCTCGCACTGTGACATCCGGAAGTTCACAAAAGGTGAAACTAGAGGGGGAGAAGACTTTTCTCCCTTCACGACGACAACAAAGACCAGAGACTGCACCAGCTGGCCCGGGGCGTGGTTATCGTCTCAGACGCTCACGGCCTCCGGGGAAGCCGGCTGCCCGCGGGCACCGGTCCCGCCGCCCACAGGCCCCTCGGCCCCGTCCACCTCGCAGAGCGGCGACCACGAGGGTGCTCGCCGCTGCGGGCGCCGGGCTGGCAGTGGACCGGCAGCTGGTGCACATCATGACCTTGAGGGGTCGAACGCGCTGGGGGCACGCACGGCGCCGCTCACACGTGCCTCCGCAGGCCGCACACCTGGGCTCGGCGGGAGCGTCAAGGCTCCGTACGGCGCCCTGGGGAAACCGGCACCCAGGGGAGGGAAACTCCAATGCCGCGCTACTCAGAACCTGACCTCTCCACAACTGTGGGCGGACGGGCGGCCCTAGGGAGCCAGTGCACcatctctctcagcttttgcccGCTTACCGGTCCAGCGGACGTCCATCGGCCGCACCGAGTCCCGCCGCCCCGCTAGCTTAGTACCGCAGGTTTCGGTTAGCGTCCCACAGCTCGCGCAGGCGCACGACCCGCAAACGCGCCCAGGCTGGCGTTAACCGCCCGGCCGCCCAGATTTAAACCCGAAGAGCGTACGGCCCCCTCGGCCCCGCCCTCCTCCTTACTATTGGCTCAGAGGGTAAACGTCTTCCAAGTGTACATCCCGATTGGTGACTATTTTCTTTTGGCCCTCCCCCATGGGCGGGAGGAGGCCTGGGACTCCGGGCTTGGATTCGCCAGGGCCGCCACCCGCCGAGCTCCAGCGCGTAACCCGGAACCGCGGCGGCGTCGCTTTTAGGTGTCccggaaggggaggagaggactCTCAAGCCTCGGTTAACAGCGAGGTAGCTGGATTTCGGGAGAGGTGTTTTAAACGTTCCGTTCACCTCAGGGGAATCTTCCCTTCCCTGCTCCGGCGGCTGTGGGGCTGGGAGACATCGGGGAGGGCGGCTCTCAGAGCCGGGTTGGAGCCACTTCCCCCGGTCCCGCCTCTTGCCTCCTGACGGTTGCCCTGGAGTCTGATACGCGCAGGTTCCGTATAAAGACCGGACGCGCATCCGCAGAATCCTTCCCGTGGTTTCCGAGGCTCTCTGATTTGACCCATTGCTGTGTCTCCAACCCTTGCCAAAGTGACTGTCAAACTGCTCCCACCACTCCAACTTCCTTGGGTGAACGAGGCCTCGCTTGTGGTTTTCCTCTGGAATGCTCCCGTCTGCTCCCTTCGCATAATCTTAcccttaaatttttgttttgttttgttttgtttacgtACCTGGGGGAAAAGTCTAGTGCTTTGGGAGTTGCTGACGGTGAGACCTAGTAAAGAAAAAGGGTGGAGGTCTTAACAGCGCAGTGTCCTCATCACTGCCCTGCGACCTAACTAAAGCAACTTGTCCCCCTCGTCCTGAGCGTTCTGTAccccacctcacaacaaataggAAGGTGACAAATTTAATTTACACTATTGGATTCAGTGAGAGGGAGAAAATAATCCGTAATCTTTTCCTCCAAACTTCATATTACCTCTTACTCTTACCCCTTTGTCCTAGGGCCTTTGCACTACCTCTAAGGCACTTCGGATTTGTTgggggaaagaagaaggaataaaCAAAGGAGAAGAAGACAGAAGTAGTTTGTGAAGGTTTGAATGACCCGACCCCTAGATCTCCAGTGTCTTAACA contains:
- the PUS3 gene encoding tRNA pseudouridine(38/39) synthase; this translates as MAENDIERIQTEKLLKRVQELEQEVQRLKKEQANNKDSNVRENSSGAVKAKRAFDFSAHSRRHVALKIAYMGWGYQGFASQENTNNTIEEKLFEALTKTRLVENRQTSNYHRCGRTDKGVSAFGQVISLDLRSHFPKGRDSEDFNLNDEVNDVAIEIRYTHILNRVLPPDIRVLAWAPVEPSFSARFSCLERTYRYFFPCADLDIVSMNNAAQKYVGTHDFRNLCKMDVANGVINFQRTILSAQVQLVGQSLAEERWQEPFQLCQFEVTGQAFLYHQVRCMMAILFLIGQGMEKPEVIDELLDIEKNPQKPQYSMAVEFPLVLYDCKFENIKWIYDREVQEFNVTHLQQLWANHAVKTQMLYSMLQGLDSVAVPCRTGPKMDGVIEWRNVKPSIIKQTSAFVEGVKMRTYKPLMDRPKCQGLESRIQHFVRRGRIEHPHLFHDEETKAKRDCNDTLEENTILEKPTKRVCVDTEIKSII